In Halobacteriovorax marinus SJ, the following proteins share a genomic window:
- a CDS encoding lysine N(6)-hydroxylase/L-ornithine N(5)-oxygenase family protein — translation MSTEKIYDLIGIGVGPFNLSLAAHSSQVDKVDSLFLEQKPSFEWHRELIFQDSYMQTSFLKDLVTGSDPTNPYTFLNYLVKNGLFYSFMNTGRKSITRKEFEVYCRWVAESLGDKIAFGNKVNNITHKNNLFVIETNKAVFTAKNICLGTGLIPSVPKCARDFIGDEVFHAKSKQLATVNLEGKNLVVVGGGQTGVEVFRNALNEKWGRPNSIKLITTRANLEPLEASPFTDEYFTPGYVKQFFSLKNDKKESIVNYQLLASDGNTPEYLEELYNELYLVKNIHRDERKIEILPYRWLDKVEKGENSYQLTYRNDFRDRLESDEADVIILATGFQKRTPPILDLLEEHIPLCEKGRFIFNKDYSLKWDGEETNKIFAFNFSRYGHGISEPQLSLMAWRSANVINSLCEEEVYPTNSFKPNFIDYGEE, via the coding sequence ATGAGTACTGAGAAAATTTACGATTTAATTGGCATCGGAGTGGGGCCTTTTAATTTAAGTCTAGCAGCGCACTCCTCTCAAGTAGATAAAGTCGATAGTCTATTTCTTGAGCAGAAACCATCATTTGAGTGGCATAGAGAACTTATTTTTCAAGATTCTTATATGCAGACATCATTTTTAAAAGACCTCGTAACTGGTTCCGACCCTACGAATCCATATACATTTTTAAACTACCTAGTTAAGAATGGTCTCTTCTACTCCTTTATGAATACAGGAAGAAAGAGTATTACGAGAAAGGAATTCGAAGTCTACTGTCGTTGGGTTGCCGAATCCCTTGGAGACAAAATTGCCTTCGGTAATAAAGTGAATAATATTACTCATAAGAATAACCTCTTCGTAATTGAAACAAATAAGGCCGTCTTCACTGCTAAGAATATATGCCTTGGTACTGGTTTAATACCAAGTGTTCCAAAGTGTGCCAGAGACTTTATCGGTGATGAAGTATTCCATGCTAAATCAAAACAACTCGCCACTGTAAATCTTGAAGGAAAGAATCTCGTTGTTGTTGGCGGAGGCCAGACAGGTGTTGAAGTCTTTAGAAATGCTCTCAATGAGAAATGGGGACGACCAAACTCAATCAAACTCATTACAACAAGGGCAAATTTAGAACCCCTTGAAGCATCTCCTTTTACAGATGAATACTTCACTCCAGGGTACGTTAAGCAATTCTTCTCACTTAAAAATGATAAGAAAGAGAGCATTGTGAACTATCAACTTCTGGCAAGTGATGGAAATACTCCTGAATACCTAGAAGAGTTATATAACGAGCTCTACCTAGTTAAGAATATTCACCGCGACGAAAGAAAGATCGAAATCCTGCCATATCGCTGGTTGGATAAAGTTGAGAAAGGGGAAAACTCTTATCAACTAACTTATAGAAATGACTTCAGAGATAGACTTGAGAGCGATGAAGCAGATGTGATTATATTGGCCACAGGGTTTCAAAAGAGAACTCCGCCAATACTCGACTTATTAGAAGAACATATTCCACTGTGTGAGAAAGGTCGTTTTATCTTTAATAAGGACTACTCTCTTAAGTGGGATGGTGAAGAGACCAATAAAATTTTCGCCTTCAACTTTAGTCGTTATGGTCATGGAATCTCAGAGCCACAATTAAGTTTAATGGCATGGAGATCCGCCAACGTGATCAATTCTCTTTGTGAAGAAGAAGTCTATCCAACAAATAGCTTCAAACCAAACTTCATCGACTATGGAGAGGAATAG